The genomic window ACTCCGCCCTCACTGCCATCCTGAACAACATGGATATCTTCCTGGAAATTGCAACCAACCCTGATGGCTACTACTTTACCCACACCTCTGTAAACCAGTCAATTTTATTTACCATGACATCTTGAGAGAAACCTTAGTCATGGACACCAAAAATCCCAAAACTCCAACCATCCATATGTTTTCAGGACCGTATGTGGCGAAAGACAAGGAAGCCCAATCCTGGAAGTTCTTGCTATGGAGTTGATCCCAACAGGAACTGGGATACTGGATTTGGACGTAACGTCTCTCTGTTCTATCCATGTCAACTCAATGCATTGTACAAAAAGTTATGGTAActctttatttgacagggtgtgcataagactgacataacactgtcaagaacatgaaggagtctttatgaatgtttatgacagttgtcatgaagtatcatttggtaaataatgacacttttaatgcaaagttgctctaaaagttgcattgaaagccCATTAAAATTGACAacgttgcattaaattgtcattatttacaaaatcctGCAAAGTTGGcgcttttaatggacttttaatgcaactttgcattaaaagtgtcattatttaccaaatgagacttcatgacaactgtcataaacatcaTAAGgactcgttcatgttcatgacagatgtcatgtcctgtttatgacagtgttatgtcagtcttatgcacaccccattCAAATGAAGTGTCACCAAAGTTATTTGTCACAGGTCATTTGCCAATGCTACCACCAGGGGGTACCcaacaacaatatttttcaCATCTGCATTGTTGAACTGTTCCTCCTGTTCAGCTGGTTGCCATCACAAATAGAGAATCAGCTAATTTGATAATGACTTAAGGTATCATcaaattgtttgtgtttgtcatgTTCCTCCTAGTACCTGGAGCCAGCAGCAACCCCTGCTCAGAGACGTACCATGGCCCCAGCGCTCACTCTGAGTCTGAGGTYAAGTCCATCGTGGACTTTGTGAGGTCACATGGCAACATCAAGGCCTTCATCTCCATCCATTCGTACTCTCAGATGCTCTTGTACCCCTACGGCTACACCACAACTCCAGCGAAGGACCAGGCTGAACTGGtattattggttttattttccacagaATATGGATGTAAATTATGCTGTAGAGTCATCCACAACAATTAGtagaattggaaaaaaatgccTAAAAATGGTCTTGGAGTACAATAATCTCACACTAATATaaactttaatacatttaactttcatctaattatttcatttggtatgaaaaaaaaccccttcACTTATACTTTTAAGTAGTTCAATACGTTTCTAACAATTCCTATGAAGTGCAtacaaaaaaagtcttattttaaACTCATTGGTATGCCTAGAAAGTTTTAACTAGCAAACTTTGACTCCTTTTTCTCTGCAGcataaatataacataaaacaacaagCAATTTTGACTAGCAAGTGACAAGAGAAACGTGTTATTCCACGCAAATGTGTGTAGATCTTCATAAGTCTGGAAACGGTGAcaataaagttttgattttccCAAATCAAACAAATCTACTGACTGGCTCTTTACCATGAATGATCAGGAACCAAGAGGCAGTTGCACAGAAGCACACAAAAGTGCTTTCTGTTATTCACTCCACTCAGTGAGAAGGAGAACAGGCATAAGGGGTGGCGGGCCTCACTCACATTGTCTGGGTCCACAAATAATTTGCCTCTCCACTTAAACAGCTCAAAATGTAACTTGATTATTCATTCCTGTATATTTATGTTAGTAAGAAtccaaataatttgtttttgcagcactCTCTGGCAGAGAAAGCAATCACCAACCTGGCCTCCCTGTACGGCACTCGCTACAGATATGGCAGCATCATCAACGTCATCTGTAAGTTTTAGCATCACAAAAAACAGATACGGACTTTTATCAgtcaatttttgattttttttttcatttaaacatataAACAGTAGGTTAAAgatatacattttatgaaagataagcaaaaaaaacccataaatctGCCGTATTAAATtccatttttatgtatttagtaATAGGAAGAAGCTGCTCCTTTACGTTGGTTTTACTtaaagtattatgtaaaatcaacattttttgaactttacatcatgttgaaATGTTATCAAGAACATTCCTGGGGCGCTGCCTTGATCCTTTCGTGGATgcttgagaaattctttaatctcccgtggcaaccactcagctgtgcaaaatgcctgttTGCATCTAACATGCCAATAATGGCGCAGCTCCTTCTCTGAACCGCAGTTTCCAAGattctgagcttctgcctcacagaacACCCATCCCCTTTCAATTCttccctcagctccttcagactagtcagtagcaactagcaaacacctggtggaactccTCCGggtgttccaccaggtgttccTGAAGGTAGTCATCACAACTCAGgtagagtttcagaaagagcaggcgtttcttaaagagacagagcacCATTTCATAGTCATAagtacaaagtcaaatttcttctaaGTCATATTAGATCTGTatagtattttttataaaatctgaaGTTAACATAGCTACTGGTTTGTGGTactatgcctggaaaatacataatactgccctttttAACGTCTTTATTTTAATCCCAGACCAAGCCAGTGGGTCTACTGTAGATTGGACGTATGAACAGGGCATCAAGTACTCCTACACCTTTGAGCTGAGGGACACCGGTTTCTACGGCTTCCTGCTGCCTGCCAAGCAGATCATCCCCACGGCTGAGGAGACCTGGCTGGCTCTGATGGCCCTCATGGATCACACCTACAAGAATCCATATTAATGTGCCAGTTTGTTCAGGACAGGACGGAATTCCAGCTGCTGTCTCTTTTTCAGTGTAATCTTTGAggtgaaaacaaaatcttaacTATATTAAAATagagagataaaaataaaagatcacaacaaaaacaaacaaatctgtgttTCTTTCCAATGCATCTTAGTTTAAAACTTGAGTTTGAGGTTATCAAAGTGTTTTGTTATCAAAGTGTAATCCTTAGTAGATGATGGCATGGTCTTGTCTTATCAGTCTACAGGCCAGATTCCAGAATCTTTAGAACAAATTGCGataaaatgcattcaaaaaCAGGTTTTGTGTCAAATGACAAGAAGCTATTGAAACAACATAGCACtgagtgatttatttaaaaataatttggaatcCTTATTGACTaaagtaacatttctgtaaattatgacatGCAAAGTTCACTTTCGGAAGGACTGTTTGAGTTAGATTAGATGAATTGTTGGCGCGCCACTAAGATCATAATCCGCCAACAGGATAATAGTTGGGCTAATTTTCAGCTTAGTGCTTGTCATTTAGCGTTTTTGCTAACATTGTAAATATTTAGCACACTAAGCTTGctctattttaattttcagaattaattaataaaattatcaGCTGCTTAGAATTTTAATCTCCTAAATCTGACTTCAGTTTTCTGAGaccaaaagtcagaattctgaggaaaaaaagtcaaaattctttcttatttttcagtGGCCCTGATCTGCTTCCATACTATGCAGTTTTCTTATAATTTCattcatgtaaaacatttaggTCTACATGTTCAGTTTCAGTTGTACTCGCCATTTAGCTTGGTTGATGATAAATATGTATCAGACTGGGATGAAAAACAGCAAGGTTGCTGTGATATCTGCATATCtcacaaaatttattttgagttttatgaaataaattctaAACACACGACCACTGTTAAGAGACCCATCAAAACAAGTAAGACAATAACTCATAAATGGAACACTTTTCATGCGATTAATagctattatttatttctttataataCAGCACCTTCATATAACTCCCAAgcttatatattttatataaatatgaaaaaaataacgcAAAGGGGAAACAACATTCAGACCACATTTCTTACAGAATATGCAGATGCACCTAGGAAGGAAGTATGTTATGTTGCTCTTTGAACTAGCTTCCTCTTTCATGGGAAACTGGACGCAACATATGCTTGTCTAAAAGCTTAAACTTCAAACAGCGTGGTGCAATTCCCACTGGCGAAACTCAGATGTATTCCTGAATATGGACTGAGGACGGATCTGACCCACCACAGtctttaaaaagctgtttggTCCGAGAGTGTGTTTGAGTTATTCCATCATGATGAAGCAGCTCGTTGCGTTTGCTGCTCTGCTTGTTGCTGTTCTCAGCAAAGAAAACTTCCATGGGTAAGTGAGCCAGGAAACCTTCTTCTGACCATTGACTACACTGAGTCAGACGCAatcttgttatttttgctttattgttacTAATGTGCAAGAAAGAAGGAACCCAGAGCAAAGTCTGCTTTGTAATAATTACATATGAATGTGGACAATGCTGACAACATACAAGTAATCAGTAATATTGcttcaaaatgagaaacatgTATTAAGCAACCATCAGTGATGTTCTAGATTTTTTAACTCCTCTGTTTGCCTCAATTAAGTGATAATTTCAAGtaatttaaatgaagaaaaaaaaaagaaaagaaaaatgggttttaaatttttaagtgaattatgataaaaagaaaaaaatcagtgtcTGGGTTGATTGGAATACCccacttttattaaaattgccaaaaatatgcataaacatATTGAGTCGGAAGCACCTTATTAGAACCTCATGACTCAGCATTTTGAAGGAGGTTTGAACTGTTGACAATTATTTTGGTCTGCACCTGAAGAAATGTACTCCAAGACCCCTAAAATCTCACCAAGGGGCCTACAGCTGACTCATACTGCTGGTTATATGAAAGTCCATGTCTGCACAGTCAGAAACAGACTTTACAAGGAGGAGAAAACTTTTGCTTTGTAGGAAAAACATGAAGCcagaaaataatcacaaaaactgtagaaaaagaCTCCTACTGGAATAACGTTCATTGGTCAGATGAGtctaaaactgaattattttcacacagaaacagaagacaTGTTTGGTGGACATATTTACTGCTGATGGTAACCACGTCAGTTGGTTACCATTTAAAAGTGTAAATGGTAACCAACTGCAGGAGAAAAATGACTTGCAGGTGTACATCGTGCATCCATCCCATAGCTGTAAATAACTCATCCTGTGGTCCAAGACATGAAAGGCAGAATGACTGAACGGTGGTGCTACTGTTTCACTTCTTACTCTCTAGCTGCACTTCCAATCTGTGTGCACAgcactttgtcaatattccactaacaTAAAACCCCCCAATAATTTTGCAATCGCaatgtttccattgaataaAAGACAATTACAATCAtgcatgaataagtttgttcaagcAATCACCTCATCCTACcagcaaaacctttttaaaaattggtgtTTCGATGAAGcaaacttattttcaaaatgtcaaattgagtAACTAATAtcatatggtcaatggaaacacagcttcTGTCTCCAAGCACAGTCATTTGTCCAACTCCTGGCAGTTGGTCAGGCATTTGtcctaatatttaaaaaatatcaattactactcattgagaaaaaaaatctatcttaGTCTTCATtagaagctttaaaaaaatgctgcacCATAATTCATGGAGgaaaagtaaaactgttttCCCAAAGCAAAATTTCCAGCTGTGATCTTGCATGCTTGCAATtcacaaataaagacaaagattaaaatgatcatttcataAGTTCTATTACTCTCTActtcaaaatgagaaatgtacattattaacctttgtgaaaaataatataCTAAGTATATATACTAAGTATGTTAGCATACTTGACCTAGACTAATCATCAGTATACTTCAAGTTAGTTCAGGACTAATTAACTTGAAACATGTAATATTTGTgatcaaattacatttaaaatatacttaGAATGTCTTCTAAGTATATAagcattacatattttatatattagtaCTGTGATCACAGTATGCTCCaattaaagtttctgtttattataaTTGTTAATTAAGTTAACTTTTTACTTATCCATgtattattattctgttttaacACTTTGTACATTATATGCTTCATACACACTACAGTCCTACAAACATATCAGGCTACCAGTATACAAAAGgatcaaaaaagtttttttcccctttccgattgaaaaaaattactttgtgtattcaatatattcacattttttcaagagtacaaaacttaaaaagattATCAGAAAGTTGATCATGAACTCTGTCAAGAGACGTAGGTACTCCAACATACAACGAGATGCAAAAATGTCAATTAAAGTATTAACTCTCTATTAAACCAACATTACTATTACTGTTTTATGTATTGCCTGTGATCTATGTAGCCAGACAAAGAGCTTTCCttccaaagaaaacatgcaagcGTTGGTAGAGTTTGCAAAACTCTGCCACAAGAATGTGGAAACATGGTTTGGTCTGATGAAACCTACGTTGAACTTTATGAAAATAATCCTAAAAGCTATATTAAGCACAAAACACAGCTGCACACACAAAATGCTGGTTCAAAGTCTTCAGGCTTATGGTAGAAAGCTGATGATGAAGAGGGACCTggtattttagtaaaaaatgagaaattggtgtgttttgatgaagcaaatttattttcaaaatgtcagattgAGGAAATACAGCTTCTATCTCCACACACACCGTACTCTTTGCATCCTGCAAGATGTTAGTTGTTAGGCTAATTCCTGGCAGTTAGTCATGCATTTGtcctaatgtttaaaaaagtatcAATTACAACTCAAAAAATGTATCTTAGTTTTCATTAATGGCTTTAGAAAAAGATCCTGCACCATAATTCATGgaggaaaagtaaaacaaagaaaaatttcCAGCTGTGATCTTACGTGCTTGCAATtcacaaataaagacaaagtaaagacaaagattaaaatgttcatttcataAGTTCTATTACTCTCTAAGAGTGATACATAGCTTTTCAGGTAGTAAAAACCCAATGTCAGAGCAGCTTGATGaaggtaaatgttttttcagtgtcCAACATCTGCAAAAGCAGAGGCACACAACTTATCTTTTTTATGTGCTTCCACCTCAGTAAGTAACTTGCTGGAATAATATCACTGTGTTTCTTTTGTAGGCATCAGGTTTTCCGGATTGTGCCGAAAGATGATGTCCAGTTGGCCCTTGTCAGAGTTATGGAAGACATATTGGACTTGGAGGTTATTTTGCAACTGAAACTATTAATTTGACAGTACAAGTAAACACAACACAGATTTATGCAGCATGTGAAACATCCGTGTGTTTTTACAGCTGGACTTCTGGAGATGGGTGATGCCTGTGGACGTCAGAGTTCCCTCTCACAGCCTGCAGGTTGTCAAGAGCTACCTGGAGAGTCACAGCATCAAGTACTTCGCCATGATTAAAGACCTACAGGTACGCAACAAAACTCGGCATTATGTAGTGTAACCTTCTATAGGGCGAGGTTTGTGAAACCGCGTTGGTGTTCCATCACACTCTTTCTTTCTGAGGCATCATTTAACCAGGTTACGTTGCAGGCTTTGCTGGATGAGGAGCGGAGGCAGATGAAGTCTGTCGCTGCTGCTGGAAACACTGACAGCTTTGACTACACCAACTACCACACCCTCAGTGAGGTTAGTTTAAGTTCATTATCAGTGTATACGTAAAGCTGAATATTAGAcggaaaatgtttattattataacatCTGGTTTTGTATTACATCATAAAATTGTAATGTCAAACATTCCAAAATTCAACTTCAGAGTCAGGGTTAATCTTTTTGACTTCCCTTCAGATCTACAGTTTCCAGGACATGCTAGTGGCTGAGAATCCAAAGTTGGTCAGCAAGACGGTGATCGGTCAGAGCTTTGAGGGCCGTCCACTTAATGTTCTCAAGGTAGAAGACGTTTCAGAAAATCTAGTCTCTTTCTAAACCAAACCATGACTTCAAATGGAAATGGAAATCACAAATTATCATTTGCACTTTGTTGTTCCTgagttcttcttctgcttcttgtCTCTACAGTTCAGCACCGGTGGAAGCAACCGTCCAGCTATCTGGATCGACACTGGAATCCATGCCAGAGAGTGGGTCACTCAGGCCAGTGGCATTGTTTTCGCTCAGAAGGTGGTTTGATCATTTCAGTACCTGTTGcctctgagcagaaaaaaaacgcTGTAATATTTATTACTGTTGCTTTTTGTTCGCAGATTGTGACCGAATATGGAACGGACTCTGCTCTCACTGAAATCCTTAACGGAATGGATATTTTCTTAGAGATGGTGGTGAACCCTGATGGATACCACTTCACCCACACCAACGTGAGACGGGCACACTTAGACATAAACTATAGGACCCTGTTGTTCTTTAGACAACTGAAAATATGCTTCTTTTTCGGAACTTTATCATTTCACTAACATGTCAGATCAGGTACACATAATCAGagaacaactgaaaaaaaaagagaatatcaAACAGTTTCTCTGTTGTTTCCAGAACCGAATGTGGCGTaagaacaggaagcagaatCAGGACTCCAGCTGTGTTGGTGTGGACCTGAACCGGAACTGGAATGCTGGGTTTGGAGGTAGAACTTTTTGTCCATAAGGAAAATTCAAACAATTGGTTATgagcaaaactaaaaattttGTTGCACTAAAGCCAAACTATTACAATCAGCATAAGAGATGGAAAATGGTGGTTAGTAAATTAGCttaactttcattttaattcttatttATGTTATATAAATTATTCTTCTAACCCTGGGCAGCACTTTGATCAGCGTTAATGTTATGTAGTGTCTTGTCAATAAATTGGTGTGACATTCCTTTCAATCTCATAAATTCCATGGTGCATTTTTAACTTAATTCAAATtaatctgcataaaaaaataatctcaaactttttgtctttccttttttgttctctgatgCTTAAAACATTTAGGACGTGGTTCCAGCAACAATCCATGCACAGAGATCTATCATGGTACCAGGGCTCATTCTGAGCCTGAAGTCGAGTCCATTGTAAAGTTTGTGGAGTCACATGGCAACATCAAGGCCTTCATCTCCATCCATTCCTACT from Poecilia reticulata strain Guanapo linkage group LG6, Guppy_female_1.0+MT, whole genome shotgun sequence includes these protein-coding regions:
- the LOC103465629 gene encoding carboxypeptidase A1-like; this encodes MMKQLVAFAALLVAVLSKENFHGHQVFRIVPKDDVQLALVRVMEDILDLELDFWRWVMPVDVRVPSHSLQVVKSYLESHSIKYFAMIKDLQALLDEERRQMKSVAAAGNTDSFDYTNYHTLSEIYSFQDMLVAENPKLVSKTVIGQSFEGRPLNVLKFSTGGSNRPAIWIDTGIHAREWVTQASGIVFAQKIVTEYGTDSALTEILNGMDIFLEMVVNPDGYHFTHTNNRMWRKNRKQNQDSSCVGVDLNRNWNAGFGGRGSSNNPCTEIYHGTRAHSEPEVESIVKFVESHGNIKAFISIHSYSQMLLYPYGYTRKPAKDQAELDQVAQKAVTALASLYGTSFRYGSIIKTIYQSSGGSIDWTYNRGIKYSYTFELRDTGHFGFILPANQIVPTANETWLALKVIMDHTFKNPY
- the cpa5 gene encoding carboxypeptidase A5, whose protein sequence is CFSALIYRHQVLRIVPKNELQLALLKNLEELVEFELDVWMGVSGVSYPVDVRVPPHTLESFKRYLDSHDLEYSTMIEDVQAVLDMEREQMESAARFVQPRNTDSFDYANYHTLSEIYSFQDMLVAENPNLVSKLVIGQSYEGRPLNVLKFSTGSNRPAIWIDTGIHSREWVTQASGLWFAKKIVTDYGKDSALTAILNNMDIFLEIATNPDGYYFTHTSDRMWRKTRKPNPGSSCYGVDPNRNWDTGFGLPGASSNPCSETYHGPSAHSESEVKSIVDFVRSHGNIKAFISIHSYSQMLLYPYGYTTTPAKDQAELHSLAEKAITNLASLYGTRYRYGSIINVIYQASGSTVDWTYEQGIKYSYTFELRDTGFYGFLLPAKQIIPTAEETWLALMALMDHTYKNPY